A stretch of DNA from Nocardioides sp. Arc9.136:
GGGCTCGCGGCACGGCATCGACGAGTTCACCGAGATCAAGTACCTCTGCATCGACGGCGTCGGCTGAGCAGCCGGCGCCGTCAGGCGTCGCCACGCCCTTCGGGGCCGACCTGGGTCCCGACGGCCATGCCGTCGCGGACCCAGGTCATGCACGCCCGGGTGTTGGGGACGTCGTCGACGACGACGAGGCACTCGAAGCAGACGCCCATGCCGCAGAAGAGCCCCCGCGGCTCGCCGTCCGCGGTGCGGCGCAGGGCGAGGTCGCCGCTGTCGGCGATCATCGCGGCCGCGACGCTCTCGCCGACGTAGCAGTCGACCGAGCGGCCGTCGACGGTGATGCGCGCGCGCGGGCCGCGGTCGACCCCCGGCTGGGGGTCGATCCGGGCGCTCCTGCGGTCGCGGCTCACGCCGGCTGGTCCTGCCGCTCGTCCGCGGCCAGCAGGCCCTCGCGGACGAGGACGGCGCGCATCTCGGCGAGAGCGGCGGGGTCGGTGACGGGCAGGCGGGGACGGCGCACGTGCCCGGCCGGCTGGCCCAGCATGTGCATCAGGGCCTTGAGTTGGCTCTGGTAGGCGCCGTACTTGCCGGCCCAGCCGCCCGGCAGCCACAGCTG
This window harbors:
- a CDS encoding (2Fe-2S)-binding protein, which codes for MSRDRRSARIDPQPGVDRGPRARITVDGRSVDCYVGESVAAAMIADSGDLALRRTADGEPRGLFCGMGVCFECLVVVDDVPNTRACMTWVRDGMAVGTQVGPEGRGDA